ACGCGATGGTGAGCGCGAACTGACGGTAGAGCGATCCGGTAATGCCGGCGATGAAGGCGGCTGGAATGAATACGCTCGAGAGCACGATCGCGATGCCGACGAGCGCGCCGCTCACCTCATCCATCGCCTCGATCGCCGCATCGTGCGGCGATCGGCCCTGTTCGATCTTCGACTCGATCGCCTCGACGACCACGATCGCGTCGTCCACGACGAGCCCGACGGCGAGTACGAGCCCGAGCAGCGACAGCGTGTTGATCGTGAACCCGAGCATCGGGAAGAATACGAAGGTGCCGACCAGCGACACGGGGATCGTCAGGATGGGGATGAGCGTGGCGCGCCAGTTCTGGAGGAAGACGAACACCACCACGATCACGAGCCCGATCGCCTCGAGCAACGTGATGGCGATCTCCTTCGCGCCCTCGGTCACGGGGATCGTGGTGTCGAGCGTCACGTCGTAACGCATGTCGGCAGGGAACTTCTCGGCCAGTCGGGCCATCGTCGCCTTGGCGCGATTGGCCGCCTCGAGCGCGTTCGAGCCGGGGACCTGGAACAGACCGAGGTGTGCTGCCGGCGTCCCGTTTGCGTACGCATCCTGGGTGTAGCTCTCGGCCCCGAGCTCGAGGCGAGCCACGTCCTTCAGGCGCACGAGCGATCCGTCGGGCCTGGCCCGCACGATGATGTCGCCGAACTCTTCCGCGCTCATCATGCGCCCGCGCGCCCGCACCGTGTAGGTGAGCTCGCGGCCGGGTGGCGCCGGCTCCCCACCCATCGTTCCCGCAGGATTCACGACGTTCTGCGCGGAGATCGCCTTCGCGAGATCCGTGACCGTGAGCCCCATGTTCGCCATCGTGTCCGGCGCGAGCCACACGCGCATGGCGTAGTTCGACGCGCCGTAGATCTTGGCCTGCCCGATCCCCGGCACGCGGGCGAGCTCGTCCTGGACGGTGATCACCAGGTAGTTCGAGAGGAAGGTCTGGTCCCACGTCCGGTTCGGCGAGCTGACCGAGAACAGGAGCAGGGGGATGCCGGCCGTCTGGATCGTCGTGAGGCCGTAGTCGTTCACCTCATGGGGCAGGTTGGCCTGCGCCTGCGCGAGGCGGTTCTGGACCTGCACCTGGTCGATGTCGATGTCCGTGTCGACGTCGAACGACACCTGCAGGGTCATCGTGCCGTCGTTGCCGGAGATCGCCTGCATATAGATCATGCGCTTCGCGCCGTTCACCTGGGCGTCGATCGGGGTGGCGACCGACTCCTCGACGGTGAGTGCGTCGGCGCCCGTGTACACGGCAGTCGTCTGGATCTTGGGCGGGGCGATCTCGGGGAACTGCGCGACCGGAAGCCGGAACACCATGACGGCGCCGCCGATCACGAAGAGGATTGCGATGACGATCGCAACGATCGGCCGCTCGATGAAGAACTTCGACATGGCTAGCCCTTCCGGGGCGGCGTGGGAGCAGCCGCGGCCTCGCCCGACATGTCCGGCTTCGGTGTCACGGCGATCCCGTCGCGGATGTTCTGCAGTCCCTCCGTCACGACGCGCTCGCCCGGTGTGAGGCCCTGGTCGATGATCCAGAGCCCGTCCACCTGCTGGCCCGGCTTCACCGTGCGGAGCGACACGTTGTCGTCCGATCCCACGACCGCGACTTGGTAGACGCCTTGTGTCTCGATCATCGCCCGCTGGGGCACGAGCAGCGCACCGCGCACGGTTTCGGTCGGAGCGCGGACCTTCGCGTAGAGACCCGGGCGCAGGATTGCGTCAGGGTTCGGGAAGAGGGCCTGCACGAGGATCGTCCCCGTCTGCCGGTC
The nucleotide sequence above comes from Candidatus Eisenbacteria bacterium. Encoded proteins:
- a CDS encoding efflux RND transporter permease subunit, translating into MSKFFIERPIVAIVIAILFVIGGAVMVFRLPVAQFPEIAPPKIQTTAVYTGADALTVEESVATPIDAQVNGAKRMIYMQAISGNDGTMTLQVSFDVDTDIDIDQVQVQNRLAQAQANLPHEVNDYGLTTIQTAGIPLLLFSVSSPNRTWDQTFLSNYLVITVQDELARVPGIGQAKIYGASNYAMRVWLAPDTMANMGLTVTDLAKAISAQNVVNPAGTMGGEPAPPGRELTYTVRARGRMMSAEEFGDIIVRARPDGSLVRLKDVARLELGAESYTQDAYANGTPAAHLGLFQVPGSNALEAANRAKATMARLAEKFPADMRYDVTLDTTIPVTEGAKEIAITLLEAIGLVIVVVFVFLQNWRATLIPILTIPVSLVGTFVFFPMLGFTINTLSLLGLVLAVGLVVDDAIVVVEAIESKIEQGRSPHDAAIEAMDEVSGALVGIAIVLSSVFIPAAFIAGITGSLYRQFALTIAFSVLISCFNALTLSPALGALILKPRTGGHRGLLGRFFGGFDRVFASAQNGYVRGSRLLIRKFGAALVVLAAFTLLAGGLGRVLPTSFMPQEDQGFFFMNVQLPEAASLQRTNAVMRKVDEILKAEPGVHYLDAVAGWSLLSQTVSPRNGVYFVQLAPYDERATRALQADAIIASLNRKLAALPDARVFAFPPPAIPGVGQSGGVDVFIQDRAGKTVDYLWDNTQRFMAELRKRPEIAAIATTFAPAMPQLFAHVDEDRVFKLGVPIRDVYGTLQTLLGGYYVNQFNRFGRVWRVFLESEPQYRMDPADLALFYVRNQDGGMLPLSTLVSLEKSSGPEYSNRFNEYRAIEVLAFPAPGYSSGQGMAAVAAVADSVLPRDMGYAWNGMSYQESIAGSGAAVFALSLLIVFLILAALYQSWSLP